The Bombus terrestris chromosome 9, iyBomTerr1.2, whole genome shotgun sequence genome contains a region encoding:
- the LOC100650815 gene encoding uncharacterized protein LOC100650815, producing MFDDWTEPIANQDRQMMLKNARISRMISIVCSTLTYLMLFAFISLQIWSNMQSASEADLGGLLHPATFPYDTSKSPNFEITWLGQFMGTVLTAICYSCFDTFLAVVVLHLCGQLTVVRMALKDLANTMKKDNNYERFHERLGFIVNRHNLLSRLV from the coding sequence ATGTTCGACGACTGGACCGAGCCAATCGCAAATCAAGATCGTCAAATGATGTTAAAGAATGCGAGAATTAGTCGAATGATATCCATAGTCTGTTCCACTCTAACGTATCTCATGCTTTTCGCTTTTATATCGCTGCAAATTTGGAGTAATATGCAAAGTGCGTCAGAAGCCGATCTAGGAGGACTCCTTCATCCAGCCACGTTCCCTTACGACACAAGCAAAAGTCCAAATTTCGAGATCACATGGCTAGGACAGTTTATGGGCACAGTGTTAACCGCAATATGCTATTCTTGCTTCGACACGTTCCTTGCGGTTGTTGTGTTACACTTGTGCGGTCAATTAACTGTTGTTAGAATGGCTCTCAAGGATCTAGCTAACACGATGAAGAAGGATAATAATTACGAAAGATTCCATGAACGACTAGGATTCATTGTGAACAGGCACAATCTGTTATCTAGGTTGGTATAA
- the LOC100650930 gene encoding LOW QUALITY PROTEIN: odorant receptor 4 (The sequence of the model RefSeq protein was modified relative to this genomic sequence to represent the inferred CDS: substituted 1 base at 1 genomic stop codon) produces the protein MGIWPEERKWNRSSSYLVLLPCIIMLCFACAPQTINLPIIAGDSDLVIENLSTNITVMVSLMKTLTVWINGIPLKSLLRYMANDWDKVTNNTERETMVNIARITRKITIGSTLMVNIVILAFVPARLSSMKNNDITLFLRGYYPYNTSISPNFELTMIGQYVAAIYAANTYTTVDTLVVLLIFHVCGQLSILRQDLEKIHSYDKKNIEMKMQKIVEKHEYINRFAGRIENSFNLMLLLQMLSCTIQICSQSYQLIMSLGENTMEDMILQISFLLIYVAYVMLQLFLYCYMGEKLAAESTEIANIAYSTKWYNLPPKNARWLVIIMCRARSSPLQITAGRFCSFTFALYCQIIFQAFKPIMKSFYDDWRSAKTEEEKAAMLKMAKPANFISVWCSILTLTMVTAYLSLRSITVYLSDRLHENQDRLSLYPGYFPYNIRPVPILLMTNFAQVIAGYSATICYTTVDTFIAMLVLHICGQFEILRKKLSRLMDGEGGNRSIDEFQKELVWIITKHEHLNWLAETIEKCFSTLLLLQMLLCTIEICFQGFLFFNVLIKNENEIFNFQLVFFVLFVCFILVHVYLYCYIGEMLLIQSREMSNCAYESNWYNVSPSETKCLLFIMNRSTRPLCLTAGKFELTMIFCXVLKTSAGYLSVLLAMKD, from the exons ATGGGTATCTGGCCGGAGGAGAGGAAATGGAACCGATCTTCCAGTTATCTCGTTCTATTACCGTGTATCATAATGCTGTGCTTCGCATGTGCTCCACAAACAATTAACCTTCCGATAATCGCCGGTGACTCTGACCTGGTGATCGAGAATCTATCGACTAACATTACCGTCATGGTTTCCCTTATGAAGACTCTGACTGTTTGGATCAACGGCATAC CGTTAAAGTCTCTACTGAGATACATGGCCAATGACTGGGACAAAGTGACGAATAATACCGAACGAGAAACAATGGTGAACATTGCAAGGATCACTAGAAAGATTACAATAGGAAGCACATTGATGGTTAACATCGTAATTCTCGCTTTTGTGCCTGCACGATTGTCTAGCATGAAAAATAACGACATTACACTATTCCTTCGTGGCTATTACCCGTACAACACTAGTATCAGTCCAAATTTCGAATTGACAATGATCGGTCAATACGTGGCTGCCATTTATGCAGCGAATACGTACACAACTGTAGATACTCTCGTCGTCCTACTGATTTTCCATGTCTGCGGACAGCTTTCGATTTTGAGGCAAGATTTAGAGAAGATTCATTCGTacgataagaaaaatatagaaatgaagATGCAGAAGATTGTCGAAAAGCATGAATATATAAATAG GTTCGCGGGAAGGATAGAGAATTCCTTTAACCTGATGCTTCTGCTTCAAATGCTGAGTTGCACCATCCAGATATGCTCTCAGTCTTACCAACTTATTATG TCGTTAGGAGAGAATACAATGGAAGACATGATTTTGCAAATTTCGTTCCTGTTGATATACGTAGCTTACGTAATGTTGCAACTGTTTCTATATTGTTACATGGGAGAAAAACTGGCAGCCGAG aGTACAGAAATAGCTAACATAGCCTACAGTACAAAATGGTACAATTTACCTCCCAAAAATGCAAGATGGCTTGTAATTATTATGTGTCGTGCCAGGTCTTCACCCTTACAAATTACAGCAGGCAGATTTTGTTCCTTTACTTTCGCGCTCTATTGTCAG attatatttcaagctttcaaacctatCATGAAATCTTTCTACGATGACTGGCGCAGTGCGAAGACGGAAGAAGAAAAGGCAGCGATGCTGAAGATGGCTAAACCTGCGAACTTTATTTCCGTCTGGTGTTCAATATTAACTCTCACAATGGTCACTGCATATTTAAGCCTTAGATCTATTACCGTCTATCTTTCTGATAGACTACATGAAAACCAGGATCGTTTGAGCTTGTATCCTGGATATTTTCCCTATAACATTCGACCAGTACCGATATTGTTAATGACCAATTTTGCTCAAGTAATTGCGGGATATTCAGCTACTATTTGCTATACCACTGTCGACACTTTTATCGCTATGTTAGTCCTGCATATATGTGgacaatttgaaattttaaggaAGAAATTATCAAGATTAATGGACGGCGAGGGAGGAAACAGAAGCATAGATGAGTTTCAAAAGGAGTTGGTTTGGATTATTACCAAGCACGAGCATCTGAACTG GCTTGCAGAGACGATCGAAAAATGCTTTAGTACGCTATTGTTGCTACAGATGTTACTGTGTACCATCGAAATATGCTTTCAAGGTTTCTTATTCTTCAAC GTATTGattaaaaacgaaaatgaaATCTTCAACTTTCAACTGGTTTTCTTTGTCCTCTTCGTCTGCTTCATCCTTGTACACGTGTATCTTTATTGTTACATAGGCGAGATGCTTCTCATTCAA AGTAGAGAAATGAGCAATTGCGCGTACGAATCGAATTGGTACAACGTCTCACCTTCTGAAACCAAATGTCTTCTATTCATCATGAACAGGTCCACTCGTCCACTTTGTTTGACTGCAGGCAAATTTG AATTGACAATGATATTTTGTTAGGTTCTAAAAACGTCTGCCGGATATCTTTCAGTATTGTTAGCCATGAAAGATTAA